The following proteins are co-located in the Microbacterium immunditiarum genome:
- a CDS encoding FAD-dependent oxidoreductase translates to MTPGKKVCIAGGGPAGVMLGLLLARAGIDVVVLEKHEDFFRDFRGDTVHPSTLNILDALGVREKFDAIPHKPLPRLDVVANGVRVHAIDFTTLPPPNRMLTLMPQWDLLDLLAATGKRHPTFDLRMGAEAVDVTRAADGRVNGVRVRTRDGEDVIPADLVVAADGRHSTVRDVLNLVPRAQGVPCDVLWFRLPYPHSDLPDTLAWISEEGMVITIPRPDYLQCGMIIPKGSFDEMREEGLAAFRERLARAVPPLRAVVEQLESLDDVSLLSVQIDRLEQWWTPGALLIGDAAHAMSPAFGVGVNYAIQDAVAAARVLVPALRSGGAADIDAACVAVQRRRELPTLLMQRIQRAVHRTIATGRGVRLVDNPPTRMQRAVMRVAIPIARRLMARLVGYGFRPERL, encoded by the coding sequence GTGACCCCGGGTAAGAAGGTGTGCATCGCCGGCGGTGGCCCTGCCGGAGTCATGCTCGGACTCCTCCTCGCGCGCGCCGGCATCGACGTGGTCGTGCTCGAGAAGCACGAGGACTTCTTCCGCGACTTCCGCGGCGACACAGTGCATCCGTCGACGCTCAACATCCTCGACGCACTCGGCGTGCGCGAGAAGTTCGACGCGATCCCGCACAAGCCGCTGCCGCGACTCGACGTCGTCGCGAACGGGGTGCGCGTGCACGCGATCGACTTCACGACCCTGCCTCCGCCGAACCGCATGCTCACGCTCATGCCGCAGTGGGACCTCCTCGACCTGCTCGCGGCGACGGGCAAGCGGCATCCGACGTTCGATCTGCGTATGGGCGCCGAGGCCGTCGACGTGACGCGGGCGGCGGACGGCCGGGTGAACGGCGTGCGCGTCCGCACGCGCGACGGCGAGGACGTGATTCCGGCCGACCTCGTGGTCGCCGCCGACGGACGCCACTCCACGGTCCGCGACGTGCTGAACCTCGTGCCGCGCGCGCAGGGCGTGCCGTGCGATGTGCTGTGGTTCCGCCTTCCCTACCCCCACTCCGACCTTCCCGACACGCTCGCGTGGATCTCGGAGGAGGGCATGGTCATCACGATCCCGCGGCCGGACTACCTGCAGTGCGGCATGATCATCCCGAAGGGCTCGTTCGACGAGATGCGCGAGGAGGGGCTCGCGGCGTTCCGCGAGCGCCTGGCGCGCGCCGTCCCGCCTCTGCGGGCGGTCGTCGAGCAGCTCGAGTCGCTCGACGACGTCAGCCTGCTGTCGGTGCAGATCGACCGCCTCGAGCAGTGGTGGACGCCCGGCGCGCTGCTGATCGGCGACGCCGCCCACGCGATGTCGCCCGCGTTCGGCGTGGGTGTGAACTACGCGATCCAGGACGCGGTCGCCGCGGCGCGCGTCCTCGTTCCGGCTCTGAGGTCCGGCGGTGCCGCCGACATCGACGCGGCGTGCGTCGCTGTGCAGCGGCGGCGCGAGCTGCCCACGCTGCTCATGCAGCGCATCCAGCGCGCCGTCCACCGCACGATCGCGACGGGCAGGGGCGTCCGGCTGGTCGATAACCCTCCGACGAGGATGCAGCGGGCCGTCATGCGGGTCGCGATCCCGATCGCACGGCGGCTCATGGCGCGGCTGGTGGGGTACGGGTTCCGGCCCGAACGGCTGTGA
- a CDS encoding family 16 glycosylhydrolase produces MSTSRRRHTRRALERAFSGAVRSASAAAIVTAVALASACAASPQEAPGHGESATPTSSPTPTGPVVGDDSGLDWADEFDGALDAWRRSTGAGDWGVGSIVFYTDRDTNAFVQDGVLSIVARAEQGTDDEGRSADYTSARLVSRDAFLYGRFEARIKAPSGGGLWSAFWLLGVYDDQTGWPDVGEIDIVELVREGDTAHSTVWGNWAGHDEAWSLKIETPAEDGSWADDWHVFAAEWDPTGVTFSIDDEETGRLTPADMEDGWEWALTRPVNIVLNLAVGGDWPGEPNVDTPFPAALQVDWVRVYDTEITPAR; encoded by the coding sequence GTGAGCACATCACGCCGTAGGCACACGCGCCGAGCGCTCGAGCGCGCCTTCTCCGGCGCCGTCCGCTCCGCCTCGGCCGCCGCGATCGTGACGGCGGTGGCGCTCGCGTCCGCGTGCGCGGCGTCGCCGCAGGAGGCGCCCGGGCACGGCGAATCCGCCACCCCGACCTCGAGCCCGACCCCGACCGGACCGGTGGTCGGCGACGACTCGGGGCTCGACTGGGCGGACGAGTTCGACGGCGCCCTCGACGCCTGGCGGCGCAGCACCGGCGCGGGGGACTGGGGCGTGGGCTCGATCGTGTTCTACACCGACCGCGACACCAACGCGTTCGTGCAGGACGGCGTCCTCTCGATCGTCGCGCGCGCCGAGCAGGGCACCGACGACGAGGGCCGATCGGCGGATTACACGTCGGCGCGTCTCGTGAGCCGTGACGCCTTCCTGTACGGGCGGTTCGAGGCGCGCATCAAGGCGCCGTCGGGCGGTGGCCTGTGGTCGGCGTTCTGGCTGCTCGGCGTCTACGACGACCAGACGGGGTGGCCGGACGTGGGCGAGATCGACATCGTCGAGCTCGTGCGCGAGGGCGACACGGCGCACTCCACGGTGTGGGGCAACTGGGCCGGCCACGACGAGGCGTGGTCGCTGAAGATCGAGACGCCCGCCGAGGACGGCTCGTGGGCCGACGACTGGCACGTGTTCGCCGCCGAGTGGGATCCCACCGGCGTCACGTTCTCCATCGACGACGAGGAGACCGGCCGCCTCACGCCCGCCGACATGGAGGACGGGTGGGAGTGGGCGCTGACGCGTCCGGTGAACATCGTCCTCAACCTCGCCGTCGGGGGCGACTGGCCGGGGGAGCCGAACGTCGACACTCCTTTCCCCGCCGCGCTCCAGGTCGACTGGGTGCGCGTGTACGACACGGAGATCACGCCGGCCCGCTGA
- a CDS encoding dodecin family protein gives MSVYRVIDVIGTSASSWEEAAREAITTAAGSLHDLRIAEVTKQDIVVGDDGTLLYRSRLQLSFKYVPD, from the coding sequence ATGAGCGTCTACCGAGTGATCGACGTCATCGGAACGAGTGCCTCGTCCTGGGAGGAGGCGGCCCGTGAAGCCATCACCACCGCCGCAGGATCCCTGCACGACCTGCGCATCGCCGAGGTGACCAAGCAGGACATCGTGGTCGGCGACGACGGGACGCTGCTGTACCGCTCCCGGCTCCAGCTCTCGTTCAAGTACGTGCCGGATTAG
- a CDS encoding APC family permease: MTGADALARRLGLGDAVAIGLGSMIGAGVFAVWAPAAQAAGAGLLTGLVLAAVVAFCNATSSAQLAARYPTSGGTYVYGRERLGEWPGFLAGWSFVIGKTASCAAMAITFAAYAVPPEWHKPVAALAVAALTAVSCFGVTRTAGVTRVIVAVVLAVLAFVVVAGLASGDADPSRLTDGWADAGWYGVLQSAGLIFFAFAGYARIATMGEEVREPQRTIPRAIVIALSVTLVVYGVLGLAALAVLGPDALARSISPLADVASAGGWGWTAVVVGGGAALAALGALLALMAGVGRTALAMARNDDLPSWLAAVHPRYRVPHRATIVLGVVVIALVFAFDLRGAIGFSSFGVLLYYFIANASAVTQPREDRRFPRWLAVAGMIGCLVLVATLPLPSIVAGVAVLAVGVAYRVVVRLVRARRASA, from the coding sequence ATGACCGGGGCGGATGCCCTCGCCCGCCGCCTCGGGCTGGGCGACGCCGTCGCGATCGGCCTCGGCTCGATGATCGGCGCGGGGGTGTTCGCGGTGTGGGCGCCTGCCGCCCAGGCCGCCGGTGCCGGACTGCTCACGGGGCTCGTGCTCGCAGCGGTCGTCGCCTTCTGCAACGCGACGTCGTCGGCGCAGCTGGCCGCGCGGTATCCGACCTCGGGCGGGACCTATGTCTACGGGCGCGAGCGGCTGGGGGAGTGGCCGGGATTCCTCGCCGGGTGGAGCTTCGTGATCGGCAAGACCGCGAGCTGCGCCGCGATGGCGATCACGTTCGCCGCGTACGCGGTGCCGCCCGAGTGGCACAAGCCCGTCGCGGCGCTCGCGGTCGCGGCGCTCACCGCGGTGAGCTGCTTCGGCGTGACGCGCACCGCGGGCGTGACGAGGGTCATCGTCGCGGTCGTGCTCGCGGTGCTCGCGTTCGTCGTCGTCGCGGGGCTCGCGTCGGGCGACGCCGATCCGTCGCGGCTCACCGACGGCTGGGCGGATGCCGGGTGGTACGGCGTGCTCCAGTCGGCGGGGCTCATCTTCTTCGCGTTCGCGGGCTACGCGCGCATCGCGACGATGGGCGAGGAGGTGCGTGAGCCGCAGCGCACGATCCCGCGCGCGATCGTCATCGCACTCTCGGTCACGCTCGTCGTGTACGGCGTGCTCGGACTGGCCGCGCTCGCGGTGCTCGGCCCGGACGCGCTCGCGCGCTCGATCTCGCCGCTCGCCGACGTCGCCTCGGCCGGCGGGTGGGGCTGGACCGCCGTCGTGGTGGGCGGTGGGGCGGCTCTCGCGGCCCTCGGCGCGCTGCTCGCGCTCATGGCGGGCGTCGGCCGCACCGCCCTCGCGATGGCCCGCAACGACGACCTCCCGTCGTGGCTCGCCGCGGTCCACCCGCGGTACCGCGTGCCGCATCGCGCGACGATCGTGCTCGGGGTCGTCGTCATCGCACTCGTGTTCGCGTTCGACCTGCGCGGGGCGATCGGCTTCTCGTCGTTCGGCGTGCTCCTCTATTACTTCATCGCGAACGCGTCGGCCGTCACGCAGCCGCGAGAGGACCGTCGCTTCCCGCGCTGGCTCGCGGTGGCGGGAATGATCGGATGCCTCGTGCTCGTCGCCACGCTCCCGCTGCCGTCGATCGTGGCGGGCGTCGCCGTGCTTGCGGTCGGCGTCGCGTACCGCGTCGTGGTGCGGCTCGTGCGCGCGCGCCGCGCATCCGCGTGA
- a CDS encoding glycosyltransferase family 4 protein — protein sequence MRVVHLVCSTGFAGVERYIVAVASGLASSGDDVVVIGGHAELMQRALASTSAQWLPGDDMGEALSSLRSIEPPDILHTHMSQADLVGWLHLRWHRRPQHVSTRHFAGRRGSNPVARLLFRPVGRSLAAQIAISRFVAENVEPPVEVVHSGVESTDARVKRRPYVLAAQRLEAEKHTADVIEAWALSRGPAAGWKLRIAGDGSERRDLEALASERGVGESVEFLGHRSDVPALLAEAGIVIAPTPREGLGILVLEAMASGAPTVAAAGGGHLETVGAARPDLLFTPGDAADAARVIDDLLRDPARRESAGAALRALQRREFSVERQVAQTRRLYEHVLVLS from the coding sequence ATGCGGGTGGTGCACCTCGTGTGCTCGACCGGTTTCGCCGGCGTCGAACGGTACATCGTGGCCGTGGCGTCCGGGCTCGCCTCGTCCGGCGACGACGTCGTGGTGATCGGCGGTCACGCCGAGCTCATGCAGCGTGCGCTCGCGTCAACGTCGGCGCAGTGGCTTCCGGGTGACGACATGGGCGAGGCGCTCTCGTCGCTGCGGTCCATCGAGCCACCCGACATCCTCCACACGCACATGTCGCAGGCAGACCTCGTGGGGTGGCTCCATCTACGCTGGCACCGGCGCCCGCAGCACGTGAGCACGCGGCACTTCGCCGGTCGCCGCGGCAGCAACCCGGTCGCGCGACTCCTCTTCCGGCCCGTGGGCAGGTCCCTGGCCGCGCAGATCGCGATCTCGCGCTTCGTCGCCGAGAACGTCGAGCCGCCCGTCGAGGTGGTCCACTCGGGAGTGGAATCGACGGATGCCCGCGTCAAGCGCCGCCCGTACGTCCTCGCCGCGCAGCGGCTCGAGGCCGAGAAGCACACGGCCGACGTCATCGAGGCGTGGGCGCTGTCGCGCGGTCCCGCGGCGGGGTGGAAGCTGCGCATCGCGGGAGACGGATCCGAGCGGCGCGACCTCGAGGCGCTCGCGAGCGAACGTGGCGTCGGAGAGAGCGTCGAGTTCCTCGGGCACCGGTCCGACGTCCCGGCGCTGCTCGCCGAGGCGGGCATCGTGATCGCGCCGACGCCGCGCGAGGGGCTCGGGATCCTCGTGCTCGAGGCGATGGCATCGGGTGCTCCGACGGTCGCAGCCGCCGGCGGCGGTCACCTCGAGACGGTCGGAGCGGCGCGCCCCGATCTGCTGTTCACCCCGGGCGACGCCGCGGACGCCGCACGGGTGATCGACGACCTGCTGCGCGATCCCGCGCGGCGCGAGTCGGCCGGCGCCGCGCTGCGCGCACTCCAGCGTCGCGAGTTCTCCGTCGAGCGACAGGTCGCGCAGACGCGCCGCCTCTACGAGCACGTGCTGGTGCTGTCGTGA
- a CDS encoding glycosyltransferase, with protein MTRRDLVVFSLEAWDDVWRRNQYLIDGLLRRDAELRVLFVEPSNDLLHSAVSGRGIRRGRGLRTADGYDGRLSLFQPDKLLPRVVGPAADAALRRSARRAMRALGMTRPVLWVNDPSWAKLVARTGLPAVYDMTDDWLAADRPGRERRRIVANESILMNLCAAVVVCSTGLERTRSAERDVVLIPNAVDTARYRAPLPRPADLPPGPTAVYVGTLHEDRLDVDLVVRTAEAIAADGGSIVLVGPDALAPPNTELLTTHPDVNVLGPRPFREIPAYLQHATVLIVPHVVDAFTDSLDPIKLYEYRAVGRPIVSTPVAGFRELEGEGILLATRADFPLAVAAALRENAPALTVDDVPDWSDRVDQYAGVLEPLFADAAAPVSDSAQR; from the coding sequence GTGACCCGCCGCGACCTCGTCGTGTTCTCACTCGAGGCGTGGGACGACGTGTGGCGGCGCAACCAGTACCTCATCGACGGTCTGCTGCGCCGCGACGCGGAGCTGCGCGTGCTGTTCGTCGAGCCGTCGAACGACCTGCTGCACTCGGCGGTGTCGGGGCGGGGCATCCGTCGCGGCCGTGGCCTGCGAACCGCGGACGGCTATGACGGGCGGCTGTCGCTGTTCCAGCCCGACAAGCTCCTCCCGCGCGTGGTGGGTCCGGCCGCCGATGCGGCCCTGCGACGGTCGGCGCGTCGCGCGATGCGCGCGCTCGGCATGACGCGCCCTGTGCTGTGGGTCAACGATCCGAGCTGGGCGAAGCTCGTCGCCCGCACGGGCCTGCCCGCCGTCTACGACATGACCGACGACTGGCTCGCCGCCGACCGACCGGGGCGCGAGCGCCGCCGCATCGTCGCGAACGAGTCGATCCTCATGAACCTCTGCGCCGCCGTGGTCGTGTGCTCGACGGGGCTCGAGCGCACGCGGTCTGCTGAGCGCGACGTGGTCCTCATCCCGAACGCCGTCGACACGGCGCGGTATCGCGCACCGCTGCCGCGTCCGGCCGACCTGCCCCCGGGACCGACTGCCGTCTATGTGGGCACGCTGCACGAAGACCGGCTCGACGTCGACCTCGTCGTGCGCACGGCGGAGGCCATTGCCGCCGACGGCGGTTCGATCGTTCTCGTCGGCCCCGACGCGCTCGCGCCGCCCAACACGGAGCTGCTGACGACGCATCCGGATGTGAACGTCCTCGGCCCCCGCCCGTTCCGCGAGATCCCCGCCTACCTCCAGCACGCGACCGTGCTCATCGTCCCTCACGTCGTCGACGCGTTCACCGACAGCCTCGATCCGATCAAGCTCTACGAGTACCGCGCGGTCGGCCGCCCGATCGTGAGCACGCCGGTCGCCGGATTCCGCGAGCTCGAGGGCGAGGGCATCCTCCTGGCGACCCGGGCGGACTTTCCGCTCGCGGTCGCGGCCGCGCTCCGCGAGAACGCGCCCGCGCTCACCGTGGACGACGTGCCGGACTGGTCCGACCGCGTCGACCAGTATGCGGGCGTACTCGAGCCGCTGTTCGCGGACGCCGCGGCACCCGTCTCAGACTCGGCGCAGCGCTGA
- a CDS encoding (deoxy)nucleoside triphosphate pyrophosphohydrolase: protein MSDALPTIDVVAAVVERDGAFLACRRAAGRAAAGKWEFPGGKVEASESPADALVREIREELGVSIEVAGELVVVEPGRDGGIRLICLHARLEGPPPVASTDHDELRWVARDELAALDWAEPDVPAVRLLADGTAG from the coding sequence GTGTCAGACGCCCTCCCGACGATCGACGTCGTCGCCGCCGTCGTCGAGCGCGACGGCGCGTTCCTCGCGTGCCGGCGGGCTGCGGGCAGGGCGGCCGCGGGCAAGTGGGAGTTCCCGGGTGGCAAGGTCGAGGCATCCGAATCGCCCGCCGACGCGCTCGTGCGCGAGATCCGCGAAGAGCTCGGCGTGTCGATCGAGGTCGCGGGCGAGCTCGTCGTCGTCGAGCCCGGCAGGGACGGCGGCATCCGGCTGATCTGCCTTCACGCCCGACTCGAGGGGCCGCCGCCCGTTGCGAGCACCGACCACGACGAGCTGCGCTGGGTCGCGCGCGACGAGCTGGCCGCGCTCGACTGGGCGGAGCCGGATGTCCCGGCCGTGCGCCTGCTGGCCGACGGGACTGCCGGATGA
- a CDS encoding glycosyltransferase produces the protein MRVAMSSFRFNNEGGIERASYELAQRMSDRVDLTLVATDVTPPPPEPLSWLRVEARSTPGFVVPVTYSAAATKALEGKGFDIVHNQGGCATRRQDVITAHSCHKAWWAMKFRNGEVLRALANPFHHAVLQVEQRNYRPDRFRRAIAVSPTVARELTQYYKVDPERITVIPNAVDVSRFQPADAAARRARIRTQHGCTDDDVVLLFVGKEFRRKGLRAIVDALPHLPEAARLLVVGGDDAAPFQARARELGVAERVTFAGHSPAVEDYFQAGDVFVFPTIYEPFGLVLLEAAASGLPLVTTPLGVAEEFVRVGENGALIARDGASIARAVRPLVEDRELRRRMGEQARRDAAGYTSWESVADQTIALYERVHEEKRAGHLLS, from the coding sequence GTGCGCGTGGCGATGTCGTCGTTCCGATTCAACAACGAAGGCGGCATCGAGCGCGCGTCCTACGAGCTCGCGCAGCGCATGAGCGACCGCGTCGATCTGACGCTCGTGGCGACCGACGTGACTCCCCCGCCTCCGGAGCCGCTGTCGTGGCTCCGTGTCGAGGCGCGCAGCACTCCCGGGTTCGTCGTGCCCGTGACGTACTCGGCCGCCGCGACGAAGGCCCTCGAGGGCAAGGGCTTCGACATCGTGCACAACCAGGGCGGCTGTGCGACCCGCCGGCAGGACGTCATCACCGCGCACAGCTGCCACAAGGCCTGGTGGGCGATGAAGTTCCGCAACGGCGAGGTGCTGCGCGCCCTCGCGAACCCCTTCCACCACGCCGTGCTGCAGGTCGAGCAGCGCAATTACCGGCCCGATCGCTTCCGCCGCGCGATCGCCGTCTCGCCGACCGTCGCGCGCGAGCTCACGCAGTACTACAAGGTCGATCCCGAGCGCATCACGGTGATTCCGAACGCGGTCGACGTGTCGAGATTCCAGCCGGCGGATGCCGCGGCCCGCCGCGCCCGCATCCGCACGCAGCACGGGTGCACCGACGACGACGTGGTGCTGCTGTTCGTCGGCAAGGAGTTCCGCCGCAAGGGACTCCGGGCGATCGTCGACGCGCTGCCGCACTTGCCCGAGGCGGCGCGCCTGCTCGTCGTGGGCGGCGACGATGCGGCGCCGTTCCAGGCGCGCGCGCGCGAGCTCGGCGTCGCCGAGCGGGTGACGTTCGCGGGGCACTCGCCCGCGGTGGAGGACTACTTCCAGGCGGGCGACGTGTTCGTGTTCCCCACGATCTACGAGCCCTTCGGCCTCGTGCTGCTGGAGGCCGCGGCATCCGGCCTGCCCCTCGTGACGACCCCGCTGGGGGTCGCCGAGGAGTTCGTCCGGGTCGGCGAGAACGGGGCGCTCATCGCGCGCGACGGCGCCTCCATCGCGCGTGCGGTGCGCCCTCTCGTCGAGGATCGCGAGCTGCGCCGCCGCATGGGCGAGCAGGCGCGACGCGACGCGGCGGGCTACACGTCGTGGGAGTCCGTCGCAGACCAGACGATCGCGCTGTACGAGCGCGTGCACGAGGAGAAGAGGGCCGGGCACCTGCTGAGCTGA
- a CDS encoding sugar transferase: protein MAPAVERRQLWERRYRRRLLAADTFVVVASAGLAAWIQIEMAQVAISDAPWQYGRVFLITVAIWLSLLTMFQTRDRRIVGHGTTEYRRVAHATGMAFGILAIGFVLLQSAGIRMQLLVALPLGMAGIVFGRWVCRQWLSDRRAQGEFVSRAVVIGNRADVEYVVRSVRNDSLLGYRVVGVTLDDDPADSMHVEGETIRATGSMHTAATVAAQLGADAVIVASTPEGDTDFLKRLSWQLEGTAAELVLSNPLADVVSPRMSLKPVEGLPLIQVEIPTFEGGRYLLKRVMDVAVSAIALLVVGLMTPFIALAIKLEGPGPVFFHQERVGRDGRIFRMHKFRSMTTDAEDARGTLDVINEASGPLFKMKHDPRITRVGAFLRKFSIDELPQFWNVLVGEMSVVGPRPPLPTEVMSYDGKVYRRLYIKPGITGLWQISGRSDLSWDDTVRLDLRYVENWSVIGDLVIVWRTIGSVIKARGAY from the coding sequence GTGGCACCCGCCGTCGAGCGACGGCAGCTCTGGGAACGCCGCTACCGGCGACGCCTGCTGGCCGCCGACACGTTCGTCGTCGTGGCCTCGGCAGGCCTCGCCGCGTGGATCCAGATCGAGATGGCGCAGGTCGCCATCTCCGACGCGCCGTGGCAGTACGGCCGCGTGTTCCTGATCACGGTGGCGATCTGGCTGAGCCTGCTGACGATGTTCCAGACGCGCGACCGCCGCATCGTGGGGCACGGCACGACCGAGTACCGACGCGTCGCCCACGCGACGGGAATGGCGTTCGGCATCCTGGCGATCGGCTTCGTGCTGCTGCAGTCGGCCGGCATCCGCATGCAGCTGCTCGTGGCACTGCCGCTCGGCATGGCCGGCATCGTCTTCGGCCGCTGGGTCTGCCGTCAGTGGCTGAGCGACCGGCGCGCGCAGGGCGAATTCGTCTCGCGCGCCGTCGTCATCGGCAACCGGGCGGATGTCGAGTACGTCGTCCGCTCGGTCCGCAACGACTCGCTGCTGGGCTACCGGGTGGTCGGCGTGACCCTCGATGACGACCCTGCCGACTCGATGCACGTCGAGGGGGAGACGATCCGCGCGACGGGCTCGATGCACACTGCTGCGACCGTGGCGGCGCAACTCGGCGCGGACGCCGTCATCGTCGCGAGCACTCCCGAGGGCGACACCGACTTCCTCAAGCGGCTGAGCTGGCAGCTCGAGGGGACGGCGGCCGAGCTCGTGCTGTCGAACCCGCTCGCCGACGTCGTCAGCCCGCGCATGTCGCTCAAGCCGGTGGAGGGCCTGCCGCTCATCCAGGTCGAGATCCCGACGTTCGAGGGCGGGCGCTACCTCCTCAAGCGGGTCATGGACGTCGCCGTCTCGGCGATCGCGCTGCTCGTCGTGGGTCTGATGACCCCGTTCATCGCGCTCGCGATCAAGCTCGAGGGCCCCGGGCCGGTGTTCTTCCACCAGGAGCGCGTCGGCCGCGACGGCCGGATCTTCCGCATGCACAAGTTCCGCTCGATGACGACCGACGCCGAAGACGCGCGTGGCACGCTCGACGTGATCAATGAGGCATCCGGCCCGCTCTTCAAGATGAAGCACGACCCGCGCATCACCCGCGTCGGGGCGTTCCTGCGCAAGTTCTCGATCGACGAGCTGCCGCAGTTCTGGAACGTGCTCGTCGGCGAGATGAGCGTCGTCGGGCCGCGGCCCCCGCTGCCGACCGAGGTGATGTCGTACGACGGCAAGGTCTACCGCCGCCTCTACATCAAGCCCGGGATCACGGGGCTGTGGCAGATCAGCGGCCGCAGCGACCTTTCGTGGGACGACACCGTCCGTCTCGACCTGCGCTACGTCGAGAACTGGTCGGTCATCGGCGATCTCGTGATCGTGTGGCGCACGATCGGATCCGTCATCAAGGCGCGCGGTGCCTACTGA
- a CDS encoding heavy metal translocating P-type ATPase: protein MPRFLRAVLRYPVILVTIAVLVAVLILDATGAETTARWTSTVYVSAIIAWTLVGMVRDVLRGHVGLDVLAVVAMVATLAVGEYVASLIIVLMLTGGEALEDYAGRRARRELTNLLDRSPQIAHVIVHPSDNTSEEVQDASADDVRVGDVLLVRPSEIVPVDGVLLTDSGSFDESSITGESLPVTRRAGDEVLSGAINGSRAVRIRAVRRSTDSQYQQIVALVRDAQDSRAPVVRLADRFAIPFTAVSLVIAGAAWGLSGDPTRFAEVLVLATPCPLLIAAPVAFLGGLSRAAKAGVIVKGGAVIEQLARIRTAAFDKTGTLTEGRPDLVEVRPAAGFDADRVLMLAASAEQYSSHVLADGIRRAAIDRGLTIERAERASEAATNGVTATIDGHTVVVGKPAYVRSLAPDAERTPLAPGQAAAYVAIDGRYAGALVLADDPRPESPAVVSWLRAHGVERVAMLTGDAAPTAETIAAAVGIDEVHAELLPAEKVHLAAQLRPRPVLMVGDGVNDAPVLAAADVGIAMGAKGATAAGDAAAAVVLQDSLARVADAVAIGRHTLRVAYAAIWIGIALSIGLMLVATTGAIPAVAGALVQELVDLATILYALRALAGPVADLDAHEKTDARAAARTTSTADGPASA, encoded by the coding sequence ATGCCCCGCTTCCTCCGGGCCGTGCTCCGATATCCGGTGATCCTCGTCACGATCGCCGTGCTCGTCGCCGTGCTCATCCTCGACGCGACGGGGGCCGAGACGACCGCACGGTGGACCTCGACGGTCTACGTGTCGGCGATCATCGCGTGGACGCTCGTCGGAATGGTGCGCGACGTGCTGCGCGGGCACGTCGGGCTCGACGTGCTCGCTGTCGTCGCGATGGTCGCGACCCTCGCGGTCGGCGAGTACGTCGCGTCGCTCATCATCGTGCTCATGCTCACGGGCGGCGAGGCGCTCGAGGACTACGCCGGCCGGCGCGCGCGGCGCGAGCTCACGAACCTGCTCGATCGCTCGCCGCAGATCGCGCACGTGATCGTCCACCCTTCCGACAACACATCGGAGGAGGTGCAGGACGCGTCGGCCGACGACGTGCGCGTCGGCGACGTGCTGCTCGTGCGGCCTTCCGAGATCGTCCCGGTCGACGGCGTGCTGCTCACGGACTCGGGATCGTTCGACGAGTCGTCGATCACAGGCGAGAGTCTGCCCGTCACCCGCCGCGCGGGCGACGAGGTGCTCTCGGGTGCGATCAACGGGTCGCGGGCGGTGCGCATCCGAGCAGTGCGCCGCAGCACCGACAGCCAGTACCAGCAGATCGTGGCGCTCGTGCGAGATGCTCAGGATTCGCGAGCGCCGGTCGTCCGGCTCGCCGACCGGTTCGCGATCCCGTTCACGGCGGTGTCGCTCGTGATCGCCGGCGCCGCCTGGGGACTGTCGGGCGACCCGACCCGGTTCGCCGAGGTGCTCGTGCTCGCGACGCCGTGCCCGCTGCTCATCGCGGCGCCCGTCGCGTTCCTCGGCGGGCTGTCGCGCGCCGCGAAGGCGGGCGTCATCGTCAAGGGCGGCGCCGTGATCGAGCAGCTCGCGCGCATCCGCACCGCCGCGTTCGACAAGACGGGCACGCTCACCGAGGGTCGCCCCGACCTCGTCGAGGTGCGACCCGCCGCGGGCTTCGACGCCGACCGGGTGCTGATGCTCGCGGCATCCGCCGAGCAGTACTCGAGCCACGTGCTCGCCGACGGCATCCGCCGTGCCGCGATCGACCGGGGCCTCACGATCGAACGCGCCGAGCGCGCGAGCGAGGCGGCCACCAACGGCGTCACGGCGACGATCGACGGACACACGGTCGTCGTCGGCAAGCCCGCGTACGTCCGCTCGCTCGCGCCAGACGCCGAGCGCACGCCGCTCGCGCCCGGGCAAGCGGCGGCGTACGTCGCGATCGACGGACGCTACGCGGGAGCCCTCGTGCTCGCCGACGATCCCCGCCCCGAGTCGCCGGCCGTCGTGTCGTGGCTGCGGGCGCACGGCGTCGAGCGCGTCGCGATGCTCACCGGAGACGCGGCCCCGACCGCCGAGACCATCGCCGCCGCCGTCGGCATCGACGAGGTGCACGCCGAGCTGCTGCCTGCCGAGAAGGTCCACCTGGCCGCGCAGCTGCGGCCGCGCCCGGTGCTCATGGTGGGCGACGGAGTCAACGACGCACCCGTGCTCGCGGCGGCCGATGTCGGCATCGCGATGGGCGCGAAGGGAGCGACAGCCGCGGGAGACGCGGCGGCCGCGGTCGTGCTGCAGGACTCGCTCGCGCGCGTCGCGGACGCCGTCGCGATCGGCCGCCACACCCTCCGCGTCGCGTACGCCGCGATCTGGATCGGCATCGCTCTCAGCATCGGCCTCATGCTCGTGGCCACGACGGGCGCCATCCCCGCCGTCGCAGGCGCGCTCGTGCAGGAGCTCGTCGACCTCGCGACGATCCTCTACGCACTTCGCGCGCTCGCGGGCCCGGTCGCCGACCTCGACGCACACGAGAAGACGGATGCCCGGGCCGCGGCCCGCACGACGAGCACAGCCGACGGGCCGGCGTCCGCGTGA